The segment cttaagggaccacatggggtgccagggacagaatctggattggctgcagCAAGGAAAACACGCTACCCACCGTACATCCTCTCTGAGCCTcgaattaatatttttgtctctATTAACATATTGGTATATTCCTTTCCTTCTACAAACTTTGCATTACATGGCTGGGTAAAATTTAGTGTCTTTTTTTCCCACTCATTTCAtcattaatattttgatattaaaaacattttaggggctggagcgatagcacagcgggtagggcatttgccttgcacgcggccgacccgggttcgattcctagcatcccatatggtcccctgagcaccgccagggctaattcctgagtgcagagccaggagtgacccaaaaagcaaaaacagaaaaattaatgcCCATACAAGGAtgtataatatgtacatataaaatcatttagTTGcttcctctattttttaaaaatttttttctttttgggtcatgcccggcgatgccgtccctctcagagagcctggaaagctactgagagtatcccacctgcatggcagaacctggcaagctacccgtggcatattcgatatgccaaaaaacagtaacaagtctcacaatagagacattactggtgcccgctcaagcaaatcgatgaataacgggatgacagtgctacagtgcctttggGCTACTGCCTGCAGGGCTAgactctctctcatatatataatatataattatatgtattttatatattacatatttatatataatatatcatatataatatataacatatattacatAGGCCATACGATTCCGATAGGCAGGTGGTGTGGACAGACAACACAAGCATTCAGTCTGGTGGATGACAGATGCAGACTGGAGGTCCACAACCAGCAACTGTCCACAATGATGACCAGCCAGTCGCCAAACAGCAAAAGTCTCAGGCCATGGCCCGAGCAGCGGAGCAGCGGAGAGGCAGAGTGGTGAGGACCAGCCCGTCCCAGGCAGCAATGCAGCTGCGACGCGGGAATCAGTGAAGAGCCACTGGTGCGGCTCTCCCGGCCACAGGGGCCCCAGGCGCCAGGGCATCAATCTTCCGGAACTGTTGGAATAAAGAGCCGTTTCACCAACGACATCTGGTGGTGGGCGTGGGCATCTTCCACACTGCCCACCAGGACCCACAAGTTAGCGAGAATCCACTGTCACAGCTTTCTCTCAAAGGGGCTATTTCGGTGAAATCATGAAGACACTTCATTTCCGGAACCAGGTCCCAGCTGCAGTCACATTACAAGGCAAACGCGtcacctcctggggctggagtgatagcatagcgggtagggcgtttgccttgcacgcggccgacctgggttcaaatcccagcatcccatatggtcccctgagcaccaccaggagtaattcctgagtgcagagccaggaataacccctgtgcatcgccaggtgtgacccaaaaagcaaaaaaaaaaaaaaatgtgtcaccTCCTGCAGTGTCCCACCAGCGCCATTCCACttctttcatctttatttgtGGTGCTTCCATACTCTGGAGGCTCACTCTTCAGTGGGGTGCTCACGCATTCTGATTGCTCACTGAGAGGTAGAACGGTGCTCACGTGGGTACTTGACAGGGGTTGCACTTCCTGGCCAGGGTGGTCaggtgtgttgttgttgttgctgctgcggCTATTGTTggaccacaaccagctgtgctcaggcctgctGGCTACGTGTTCagagaccatatagagtgccgggGATCAGGCCCGGGTCAGCAGCATAGAAGGCAAGCTAGCACCtcatcctctgtgctatctctccggccccctcacAAGTCTTTTGTTTAGTGGGATTCAGCAGGAGTCACCCACCTTTCACttggggtgctcacacacacacatctgtttGTAATGCCACGGGCAGTCATTTGCGTGCTGGAGgtcacagcagagctgccaggctcagATCCCAGAGCAGCCAGGACCATGCATGGCACATGCAGAAATAGGAGGGATTGAACTCTTAGTGTGTGCAGGTCACTGAGCCATTCCCAGGGGCTCAGGGGGGATTTTTATTCATGTTCCTCACACCCCAGGTCAAGACTTCGAGTCATTCCCGCACTCCAGACatccctctcctgccccttcccggTCAATATCCTCCCACACAAGACTTGTCTCACGCGAGGTTGATTTTGCATCTCTCAAAGCTCATGTCTGTGGATCACGGGCTCGATTCTTTTGTTCTGTGGCTCATCTTACTCAACATCAAGCCAGTGAGAGTAAACCATAGGGTTGCATGTGGAAGTCAGAACTTGagccatttgttttatttcttatttatttatttttggtttttgagtcacagcaggtggggcgtttgccttgcacacagccgacccgggttcaattcctcagtctgTCCTCAAGCCCGGCAaggtacctagagtatcccacccgcatggtggagcctgataagctacccatggcgtattctatatgccaaaaacagtaacaacaagtctcacaatggagacgttactggtgcccgctcaagccaattaataaacaacgggacaacagtgacagtgacagtgctacccagcagtgatcagggcttccttctggctctgcactcagggatcattgttTGCAGAACTCAATAaatcatacagggtgctgggatcgaacccaggctgaccgtgtgcaaggcaaacaccctgcgtggtgtactatctctctggtacccaggtctttttttttttttttgctttttgggccacacccggtgatgcacaggggtcactcctggctcatgcactcaggaatcaccctggcggtgctcaggggaccatatgggatgctgggatttgaacccgggtcggccgcatgcaaggcaaacgccctacccactgtgctatcactccagccccccaggtcaTTTTTTAAAGGGGAAATCCCCCAGCAAAAACACTTTAGATCAGGAAAGGGCTGGTTAAATCTTGTGAGGCTCTGGTCCAGGAAGTACCTAATAGTTCTGTTCGCATTTCAGAAGCACATACATGGTTAAAATTTTCTTTGCCACACTTTTCACTTATCACAGACAAAATGCCAACAGGATGTGTTCTCCGTTTCATTCACAGATGGAAATAACTTGGCTGGCTTCTACCCAAGTCTCCCAGTCTTGTGAAAAGGAAAAGCAACTATACTGCCCCCTCTCcacaaccaaacacacacacacacacacacacacacacacacacacacacacacacgcacacacttcaGCTCAGCTCAGgagtatgggggtggggtgggggggtagagaCAGAAGAAGGGACCAGATGAGCTCACAGGGAAAAATGGTTTTGGACACTGAGCCCATTCCTCCAGTAAGAGAGGCTGTGCTCCTTTTAAAGTGCTCTTTGGGGAGGTGAGAGGTGCTACACCCGGTGACagtcaggagctactcctggctttgtgctctggcagtgccagagattgaacccaggtcagccccgggcaatgcaagtgccctattgGCTGTACGGGGCTCCAGTCCCCCAGGCCGTGTTCCTTCATCAGGGGCCTCCTCTGTCTTCGGATGGGAGAGTTTTCTGGTGGGTTCCTCCAGCTGCTCTTCTCGAGTCCCAAGAGTGGTGTAAAGGGGGTGGCACCCACCATGTGCCCCTTCACAAGAACTCCtgagacggggggtggggggagtgtgagGGGGGTGGTGCGTGGTGTTTGGAAATTTCAGTCGGTCACTTCATGCTGCGGCCAGGTCTGCGGGTCAGAGCCGAGCTGCGGCCGTCACCATCCAGGACTTTCATCGGgagctgtcctcctcctcctggatgGCCTTCGAGAATACCAAGCAGTGGCGGGGAGCCTCTTTCTCAGGGAAAACGCCAGTGGGCCCCAGCTGAGCACACAGCCACAGCTGCGGCTTCCCAGCCCGGGGGGACCCTGGCCGCGGGACTCCTCCCTCTCCGTGCGGCCCAACAAGCCAGCAAACAGGCACGGCCTTGGCTGGGGGAAGCATGGGCGGAAGCTTTAATGGGGGGCGTGTCTTCCGTGCCAGCATGGAgcgaggtgggagggaaacacaGAATCACTGAGAAGTGCCTCCTAAGGGTCCCAGTTGAGGGCAGGACAGGGGACACTCAGAGCAAGCTCCCTGACCCGCAGTCGCAGGGCCCAGCAGGTCCTAAAACCCCCAAGGGGACTGGGAAAGTTGGGATGCAGGAGGCAGGGCCCCTTCTTCCCTGAGTCTGACCATCGTCAGGAGCCGGCTTGAGCAGACCCAGAGCAGGGTCCAGGCTGGGCTTAGGAAAGAGAGGTGCCCAGGCAAGCAAAATGTAAGGAAGTCGCCAGCTGGGGTGACTCTGCTCTCACCTGTGCCCACgtcgaggtgctcagggcacaagAGAGGGTTACATGACCACATTGGAGCAACGTCCACGACCTCTTTCCTGCCAGGCCTGTTCTGTGTATGCCTTAAGCATGTATGACCTGAATACAAAGAAACAATGTTTACTCTCTTGACCTTCCTGTTCTTGAAATGTCTTCTGCACACTTGCCCTCGCGAATGCCTCGTCAGCCTCctgagacagggggtggggggagcgtgAGGGGGGTGGTGCGCGGTGTTTGGAAATTTCAGTCGGTCACTTCATGCTGCGGCCAAGTCTGCGGGTCAGAGCCGAGCTGCGGCCGTCACCATCCAGGACTTTCATCGGgagctgtcctcctcctcctggatgGCCTTTGAGGATACCAAGCAGTGGCGGGGGGCCTGAAATGGGGGTCCCATTGACATAGAAGGAGTCTCAGAATAAATCCTCCAGAAAGAACCTGGACAGCAAACGGTGTCCCGGCGCCCATAGGCTGGCCCATGATGCAATAGTCCCTGCCTCCCCACagctgccaacacacacacacacacacacacacacacacacacacacacagaggcacaagTGCAGAAGGAACAGGTGCCCAGGTGCTGCCCCAGCGGGCTTATCaggaaccccccagcccccaccgccaGCAGCTGAGGCACAGCTGGGCCAGTGCTCACGGCAGACCCTGAAGCCGAGAGGGTGGGTCACACGTGGACGTCCGCCCCTTTTAAAGTCGCCGGGCCCCAACGGACCCTGCCTTCTGCCGCCTGCCCTCCTGGTTGCTCCCGCGCTAGCCCTGCTCCTCATCATGAAGGTTCTGGCCCTCCTGCTTGTCGCCGCCATCGCGGTGGCCTATGCAGTCCCTGACCCCCGGGGCATCATCATGAACCTGGTAAGGATTTCCGCAGGGCCCCCATCTCCGGGAGAGAGTCCCGGGGCTGAAGTCCCAGTTAGATTTCTGGCACTGTCTGcccctacccacccccaccccccacccagcactaAGCCAGACTGAAAACACGCCCAGGTGGGGGTTGTTACAGCCTAGACCCCAGGGAGGTGCGGCCTCAGGACCCCAGAGAAGGCTGATCCTAGAGAGGATCAGCGGCTGAAGGAGCTTTGTGCAACTCCAGAGCCCAGGAATCCTGCCCCCAACCCTGGTCCAGAACGTGCAAAATCGCTTTTGCACTTTCTGAACCAGGTGCGCAGACATCGCTCTGGGCCTTGCAGGTGTCATGGGTCGAGGTAGATGCAAAATCCCAAGCGGGTAGAGAGAAGGGGTGGAGGTCGGGGAGAGATGTTCTCCAGGGAGGTCCTCTCACTCATGTAAGGCACAGGTTTGCAGAGCCTGTCTGGGGTCACCCGTTCCAGATGGGAATACTGAGGCACGGGAAGGAAGCGGATCGCAGGGGGTTGGTGGCGCATCCGCGGCTGAACTCCCAGGGTGGTGCCCCTCCCAGGCTTCTCACCCGCCTCGGAGGTCGGAGGTCGtcgcccaccctcccctcccttgAATTCCTTCATtcgggccccgcccgcccggggagGCATTGTCGGCGGTCGCGGATGGGAGCGGGGGCGAAgggggcctggtggggggggggggtccccgctGACCGTCGCTGCCCGCAGGACGAGGGTGAGCTCTGCATGAACAGCGCCCAGTGCAAGAGCAAGTGCTGCCACCGCACCAGCGGCCTGAGCCTGGCCCGCTGCGCCCCCAAGGCCAGCGAGAACAGCGAGTGCTCCGCCAAGGTGGGTGCCCCGGCGAGGGgcgcgggggaggagggggcgcgggggtcctCCACGCCGCGGGGTTGCTCGGGGAGGGCCATCAGCCTGAAAGGGCGGGGGGAGGTGAGCAGACATCAGAGCACTGAGATGGGTGGGGATTTCTTGTTTCTAACTCTTGACTGGGTACATcggggacacccccacccccaccccaccccatcccaccccaccccaccccgagatCTCTTGTTACTAAGAGCCACGGTGGCAACGGGGACGCGGATGCTCCGGCtgcacagcgccccctgctggggcAGCCCGGAGACGCGCCAGTCGCGAGACCCGCCCCGTGTCTCTGCAGACCCTCTATGGGGTTTACTACAAGTGTCCCTGCGAGCGCGGCCTGAGCTGCGAGGTGGACAAGACCATCGTGGGTGCCATCACCAACACCAACTTTGGCATCTGTCACGATATTGGCCGACGATCCCAGGAGTGAAACCAGCGTGTGGCCGGCGCCTAGCCCAGCGCGCCCGAGCCCGGTCCTCCTCCACCCTGGACCAGCATCTCCGTCTTCTGATTGGGTTCTTGGCCATTAAAGCCTCTCCTGCAAACCGCCCCAGGCTCCGGGATGTTCTTGCCGAGTCAGCGTCTGGCTCCGCGGGATGAGGCGGACCGTCTTGGAGGCCCCCCTCTATTTCTGGGGAGCAGGAACCCCACCTTAGCAGGTGCTGTTCTGAGTTGTCCCATATCCGCTGTCCTGCATCAAAACATCCCAGTTCCCTGTCCTGGGCTCTCAGCGTTCCTCCGGCCCCGGCTTGCAGGCACAGCCCACGAGGCCAGTAGTGGTGGTCCAGAGCGCaggcgcttcccttgcacacagccaagccgggttcagcCCCTggtactccacatggtcccccagacccctgagcacagagccaggaggaagccctgagcaccgctgagtgtggttcaaaaaacaacaaacaaaagaccGCTAATGATTTCTGACTCCTAGAGGGTATTTATCTCCTTTTTATAGATAAAAGAAATAAGGTTCAAAGAGTTAAGTAACTTGCCCAGTGCCACACAATTAGAAAAAGTTGGAGCTAAACCCACGTACTTCCGCTGcttcctcccccaacacacacacacacacacacacac is part of the Sorex araneus isolate mSorAra2 chromosome 2, mSorAra2.pri, whole genome shotgun sequence genome and harbors:
- the CLPS gene encoding colipase, whose protein sequence is MKVLALLLVAAIAVAYAVPDPRGIIMNLDEGELCMNSAQCKSKCCHRTSGLSLARCAPKASENSECSAKTLYGVYYKCPCERGLSCEVDKTIVGAITNTNFGICHDIGRRSQE